The following are encoded in a window of Paenibacillaceae bacterium GAS479 genomic DNA:
- a CDS encoding Peptidoglycan/xylan/chitin deacetylase, PgdA/CDA1 family: MLNDTFRQAARSTAAAAAVLLIAGCTAGSGSGTQPAASLTPSPKESVAPTTSPSPTTVPSASPAAITTSPSPSPAGTGEHASKEPLYRMNEKSYRFAPIGDASKKVVLLSFDDGPKEKEMLTSMLDTLDKHSAKAIFFVNGYRAKENPELLKLIQERGQTIGNHSWDHIELRKKSKAEVQKQLGDVQDIVEKETGERPVFFRPPFGAGGDVGKQVAKDEGMLYMTWSNGSLDWDLKATKKDSQLVIKQVMDQLHPGANILMHELQWTADGLDSLLTKLKEKGYGFIDPATIEIKS, from the coding sequence TTGCTCAATGATACATTCCGCCAGGCAGCTCGCTCTACTGCTGCTGCAGCGGCAGTGCTGCTGATCGCCGGTTGCACAGCTGGCTCGGGAAGCGGGACGCAGCCGGCTGCAAGCCTGACCCCATCGCCGAAGGAAAGCGTGGCTCCAACCACTTCGCCCTCTCCTACCACCGTCCCATCCGCTTCGCCTGCCGCAATAACTACTTCGCCATCACCATCCCCAGCAGGAACGGGTGAACATGCTTCAAAAGAGCCGCTATACCGCATGAATGAAAAATCTTATCGTTTCGCTCCGATTGGAGATGCCTCTAAAAAGGTTGTACTGCTCTCCTTCGATGATGGTCCAAAGGAAAAAGAGATGCTGACCTCGATGCTGGATACGCTGGATAAACATAGCGCTAAAGCGATTTTCTTCGTAAACGGTTATCGTGCTAAAGAAAACCCGGAACTGCTCAAACTGATCCAAGAGCGCGGTCAGACGATCGGTAATCATTCCTGGGATCATATTGAGCTCCGCAAAAAAAGCAAAGCCGAGGTGCAGAAGCAGCTCGGCGATGTGCAAGATATAGTGGAAAAAGAAACAGGTGAACGACCGGTATTCTTCCGCCCACCTTTTGGTGCAGGCGGAGATGTCGGCAAACAGGTAGCCAAAGATGAGGGCATGCTGTACATGACCTGGTCGAATGGATCTCTGGACTGGGATCTCAAAGCGACCAAAAAGGATTCGCAGCTCGTCATAAAACAAGTTATGGATCAGCTTCATCCCGGAGCCAACATCCTCATGCATGAGCTTCAATGGACGGCCGATGGCCTTGACTCGCTGTTGACGAAGCTTAAGGAGAAGGGATACGGCTTCATAGATCCTGCAACCATCGAAATCAAAAGCTAA
- a CDS encoding Predicted phosphohydrolase, MPP superfamily has translation MMTSVILFTLLALMLLIVLSWFGIRLLRVMKEEAMGTDLMKETVPLARLPVGLEGLRILFISDIHRRRIDPGLSRQVEEQGGAELVLIGGDVRESGVSLELVRENMRLLSRLGPTYAVFGNHDYDEDIEALRSCLEDAEVKILQNRYQMIRLPGREPFKLAGTDDPRTLRDRLEETLTRPLAPEPDQSLMQLRRGSSEPPFTVLMTHDPILAYRSRQSGIAADLVLSGHTHGGQIVLPLFGPAMRTASVRKFRVGWFQLPAPVAWQKTGPHKVRLLVSPGYGTSKAPIRLNCPPAVHLLILTKGDK, from the coding sequence ATGATGACATCCGTTATTCTATTTACCTTGCTTGCCCTAATGTTGCTTATCGTCTTGAGTTGGTTTGGCATCCGACTGCTTCGTGTTATGAAGGAAGAGGCCATGGGTACGGATTTGATGAAAGAAACAGTTCCTTTGGCGAGGCTCCCGGTTGGTCTTGAAGGGCTGCGAATTTTGTTCATCAGTGACATTCACCGCCGCAGAATTGATCCCGGACTCTCTAGGCAAGTAGAAGAACAGGGCGGAGCTGAGCTCGTGTTAATCGGCGGCGATGTGCGCGAGAGTGGTGTTAGCTTGGAACTCGTGCGTGAAAATATGCGGTTACTTAGCCGCTTGGGACCCACTTATGCCGTGTTCGGCAATCATGATTATGATGAAGATATCGAAGCTCTTCGCTCTTGCCTTGAAGATGCGGAGGTTAAAATACTTCAGAATCGCTATCAAATGATCCGGCTTCCGGGTAGGGAGCCCTTCAAGCTGGCTGGCACGGATGATCCTCGCACACTGCGCGACAGGCTGGAGGAGACACTCACGAGGCCACTGGCGCCGGAGCCAGACCAATCTTTAATGCAGCTCCGTAGAGGCAGCTCCGAGCCGCCTTTCACAGTGCTTATGACGCATGATCCAATATTGGCATACCGCAGCCGCCAGAGCGGAATTGCAGCCGATCTTGTTCTGTCCGGACATACGCATGGAGGACAAATTGTACTTCCTTTGTTTGGGCCAGCGATGAGGACAGCAAGTGTGCGAAAATTCCGCGTAGGCTGGTTCCAGTTACCCGCTCCGGTGGCATGGCAAAAAACCGGACCCCATAAGGTCCGGTTACTAGTAAGCCCGGGCTATGGCACCTCGAAGGCGCCAATCCGGCTTAATTGCCCGCCTGCAGTCCATTTGCTAATACTGACTAAGGGCGATAAATAG
- a CDS encoding D-3-phosphoglycerate dehydrogenase: MFKVLVSDPISDLGIQQLMDAEDVVVDKKPGLSEDELVAIIGEYDALLVRSQTRVTARVLEAGTSLKVVGRAGVGVDNIELPAATSKGVIVINAPDGNTITTCEHTFAMMMAVARHIPQAYAKTVGGEWDRKSFVGVELRGKTLGVVGMGRIGSEVAKRAKAFGMDILGYDPFLTEEKAEKLGIKLASVDDIVRGADFMTVHTPLTPETRHMIGAEQFKVMKRGMRIVNCARGGIVDEYALVDAINEGIVAGAAFDVFEVEPPVADHPFLTHPKIIVTPHLGASTIEAQENVAIDVAEQVLHILRNEPFFNAVNMPPVAAAVMTKLQPYFELGEKLGSLIAQITEGAVGEITVGYSGDLAEVDTQPLTRYIVKGILAHHLGSDQVNIINSLHLAKERGVNVVVNQSHTAKDFTNLVSVTLSSRSESTHVAGTLLTGYGPRVVQINNYTVDVAPSGHLVLISHNDRPGIIGRIGTLLGSNDVNIATMQVGRQAEGGAAIMVLTVDKGVPKPVLAQMTQLDELKSAKEVTLY; the protein is encoded by the coding sequence ATGTTCAAAGTGTTAGTTTCCGATCCGATCAGCGACCTTGGCATCCAGCAGCTTATGGATGCTGAAGACGTCGTAGTCGACAAGAAGCCTGGTCTTAGCGAGGATGAGCTTGTTGCCATCATCGGCGAGTACGATGCCCTGCTTGTGCGCAGCCAGACCCGTGTCACGGCAAGAGTACTCGAAGCAGGTACCTCTCTCAAAGTCGTAGGTCGCGCCGGTGTCGGCGTTGACAACATCGAACTTCCTGCCGCAACGAGTAAAGGCGTTATCGTAATTAATGCTCCGGACGGTAACACCATTACGACCTGCGAGCATACCTTCGCCATGATGATGGCTGTAGCCCGTCATATTCCACAGGCCTATGCCAAAACGGTCGGCGGCGAGTGGGACCGCAAGTCTTTCGTCGGCGTTGAGCTGCGCGGTAAAACGCTCGGCGTAGTCGGCATGGGACGCATCGGCAGCGAGGTTGCTAAGCGCGCCAAAGCATTCGGTATGGATATTCTCGGATACGATCCCTTCCTAACGGAAGAAAAAGCAGAAAAACTCGGCATCAAGCTCGCTAGCGTAGATGATATCGTACGTGGCGCAGACTTCATGACGGTTCATACGCCGCTCACGCCTGAGACCCGTCATATGATTGGCGCAGAACAGTTCAAAGTCATGAAGCGCGGTATGCGTATCGTTAACTGTGCGCGCGGCGGCATTGTCGATGAATATGCTCTCGTTGATGCCATCAATGAAGGCATCGTTGCAGGAGCTGCGTTCGATGTGTTTGAGGTGGAGCCTCCTGTTGCGGATCATCCCTTCCTCACCCACCCTAAAATTATCGTAACGCCACACCTTGGTGCCTCGACAATTGAAGCGCAAGAGAATGTAGCAATCGACGTAGCGGAGCAAGTGCTGCACATTTTGCGCAACGAGCCATTTTTTAACGCGGTCAACATGCCTCCTGTTGCGGCAGCCGTCATGACGAAGCTGCAGCCTTACTTTGAGCTTGGCGAGAAGCTCGGTTCGCTCATTGCTCAAATTACGGAAGGTGCTGTCGGCGAAATTACGGTAGGTTATTCGGGCGATCTGGCAGAGGTAGATACTCAGCCGCTCACCCGCTACATCGTCAAAGGCATTCTGGCCCACCATCTCGGCAGCGACCAGGTCAACATCATCAACTCCCTGCATCTTGCCAAAGAGCGTGGCGTTAATGTCGTCGTAAACCAATCGCATACCGCGAAAGACTTCACAAACCTTGTCAGCGTGACGCTGAGCAGCCGCAGCGAGAGCACTCATGTAGCTGGCACTCTTCTGACCGGTTATGGACCGCGAGTTGTGCAGATCAACAACTATACGGTTGACGTTGCCCCATCCGGACACTTGGTACTCATCTCTCATAATGACCGTCCAGGTATCATCGGCCGTATCGGTACGCTGCTTGGTTCCAATGATGTGAACATCGCTACGATGCAAGTAGGCCGCCAAGCCGAGGGCGGTGCCGCGATCATGGTACTTACCGTTGATAAAGGCGTTCCTAAACCTGTACTCGCTCAGATGACTCAGCTCGATGAGCTAAAGTCTGCGAAGGAAGTTACGCTCTACTAA
- a CDS encoding two-component system, OmpR family, sensor histidine kinase ResE: MRWTWRSVVGKLWITIMLLVAVVLIILGMFLLQYIDIAFEEPSRVKLLFVYIGIIGFLLSTFFAFFLSSKITQPLLQMKDAANLISQGEYRTRVPIRSSDEIGELASAFNRMAADLQEFITDLNHEKEHLSSVLRSMADAVITLDAAGQVVLANPPGEQLLERWRKADWDQEGDSISRGPLAAPGPLLGLFRTVTLEGRDLSEKIQVQSGVWSVVMAPLKSEGTVRGVVAVMRDVTEEHRVEKLRRDFVANVSHEIRTPLSMLQGYSEALLDDIAASPEERRELVQVIHDESLRMGRLVKDLLDLARMEAGHVELNLGQVDMDQLLKRVAHKFNVYTLDRGIQLEYVGSGGQIVLQQADEDRLEQVLTNLLDNAIRHSPDGSGIRLILNPVIIDGVQYAELEVADEGQGIPEEDLPYIFERFYKADKARKRGQGQSGGTGLGLAIVRNIVDAHSGSIRVQSQIGRGTTFTLLLPVEANPILS; the protein is encoded by the coding sequence ATGAGATGGACGTGGAGAAGCGTCGTCGGCAAGCTGTGGATAACGATCATGCTGCTCGTCGCGGTTGTGCTGATCATTTTGGGCATGTTCCTGCTTCAGTACATTGATATTGCCTTTGAAGAGCCATCCCGTGTCAAGCTGCTATTTGTCTACATCGGAATCATCGGGTTTCTGCTATCCACCTTTTTCGCTTTTTTCCTATCCAGCAAAATCACCCAGCCGCTGTTGCAAATGAAGGATGCAGCCAATCTGATCTCCCAGGGAGAATACCGGACGCGAGTCCCGATCCGCTCCTCGGATGAGATTGGAGAGCTGGCCAGCGCCTTTAATCGGATGGCAGCAGATTTGCAGGAATTCATCACGGACTTGAATCACGAGAAGGAACATCTGTCCAGCGTGCTGCGCAGCATGGCAGATGCGGTCATCACCTTGGATGCCGCTGGCCAGGTCGTACTTGCCAATCCTCCGGGAGAGCAGCTGCTGGAACGCTGGCGTAAGGCGGATTGGGACCAGGAGGGAGACTCCATATCACGCGGCCCTCTCGCAGCTCCGGGACCGCTGCTCGGGCTGTTCCGCACCGTAACATTGGAAGGCCGAGATCTGAGCGAGAAGATCCAAGTACAGTCTGGCGTCTGGTCGGTTGTAATGGCGCCGCTCAAGTCGGAGGGTACGGTCCGGGGAGTGGTAGCCGTCATGCGCGATGTGACGGAAGAGCATCGGGTAGAGAAGCTGCGGCGTGATTTTGTCGCCAATGTATCCCATGAGATTCGGACGCCGCTGTCCATGCTGCAAGGCTACAGTGAGGCGCTGCTGGATGATATTGCGGCTTCACCGGAGGAACGTCGTGAGCTTGTCCAGGTTATCCATGACGAGTCGCTGCGCATGGGGCGGCTAGTCAAGGACCTACTGGATCTGGCGCGTATGGAAGCCGGTCATGTCGAGCTGAACTTGGGTCAGGTCGATATGGATCAGCTGCTGAAACGCGTCGCACACAAGTTCAATGTTTACACTTTGGATCGTGGTATTCAGCTTGAGTATGTCGGCTCTGGCGGGCAAATCGTTCTGCAACAAGCAGATGAGGATAGATTGGAGCAAGTACTGACCAATCTGCTCGATAATGCAATTCGGCACAGTCCGGATGGATCGGGCATACGGCTTATTTTAAACCCGGTTATCATCGACGGTGTTCAGTACGCAGAGCTTGAGGTAGCTGATGAAGGTCAGGGCATTCCGGAAGAGGATTTGCCTTACATTTTCGAACGCTTCTATAAAGCGGACAAAGCGCGCAAACGAGGGCAGGGACAGTCCGGCGGGACCGGGCTTGGACTCGCTATTGTGCGTAACATAGTGGATGCACACAGCGGCTCTATCCGCGTACAGAGTCAGATCGGCCGTGGAACAACCTTTACTCTGCTGCTACCTGTCGAAGCGAATCCTATCTTGTCTTAA
- a CDS encoding two-component system, OmpR family, response regulator ResD, whose product MSEYVHRILVVDDEERIRRLLKMYLEKEGYQIEEAEDGEQALKLASGFDFDLILLDVMLPGMDGIEVCSRLRQIKGTPVIMLTAKGEEMNRVQGFEVGADDYVVKPFSPREIIYRVKAILRRSSATAFLTRETNASSNIVFPHLVIEHDAHRVTAGGHEVSLTPKEYELLHYLAVSPDKVFSREELLKDVWNYEFFGDLRTVDTHVKRLREKLNKVSSEAASMITTVWGVGYKLEVPK is encoded by the coding sequence ATGAGTGAATATGTGCACCGAATTCTTGTCGTTGATGACGAGGAGCGCATTCGCCGCTTACTGAAAATGTATCTCGAAAAAGAAGGATACCAAATAGAAGAAGCGGAAGACGGAGAGCAGGCTTTGAAGCTCGCCTCTGGCTTTGATTTCGACCTTATTTTGCTGGATGTTATGCTTCCAGGAATGGATGGCATCGAGGTATGTAGCCGGCTCCGGCAGATTAAAGGAACTCCAGTCATCATGTTGACGGCTAAAGGGGAAGAGATGAACCGCGTTCAGGGCTTTGAAGTTGGAGCAGACGATTACGTCGTCAAACCTTTCAGCCCACGCGAAATCATCTACCGTGTCAAAGCGATTCTGCGTCGCTCGTCTGCTACGGCATTTTTGACACGCGAAACTAATGCCAGCAGCAATATCGTGTTCCCTCACTTGGTAATTGAACATGACGCTCACCGTGTCACTGCTGGGGGTCATGAGGTCAGCTTAACTCCTAAAGAGTATGAGCTGCTGCACTATCTCGCAGTCAGTCCTGATAAAGTGTTCTCGCGTGAAGAGCTGCTCAAGGATGTATGGAACTATGAGTTTTTTGGCGATTTGAGAACGGTGGACACCCATGTAAAAAGGCTGAGAGAGAAGCTTAACAAAGTGTCCTCCGAGGCTGCTTCGATGATTACGACGGTATGGGGCGTAGGATACAAGCTAGAGGTGCCGAAGTAA
- a CDS encoding cytochrome c-type biogenesis protein CcsB: MNWLDLSSSAFIAAFFLYCFGFLFYVMAIAGRKWSHGDPVRHERKWGRIAFTVSALGLAAHLTFFFTRWIGQGHIPVSNMYEFMTFLGMAVMIAFVIIFLIYRKPILGMVTLPLVIIIISYASVFPQEVQPLIPALNSYWLKIHVTTAALGEAFLAVGFAAGLLHLLRTVDFSSNTASAKKERFWLETTLFMLLVACGFIISVFGFRVAGYEAEFKQETVDVTGAGQAVSNTETVLYSLPPIVQPFNSTVIQADAFLGVDKPLAEAPSWMKGINAGRKLNTVIWSLLTGAILYGLLRLIFRKRLGAVIHPLTTDIDPDDLDEISYRAIAIGFPIFTLGALIFAMIWAQIAWSRFWGWDPKEVWALITWLFYSAYLHLRLSRGWHGKRSSWLTVIGFVIIMFTLIGVNLVIAGLHSYAGTK; the protein is encoded by the coding sequence GTGAATTGGCTTGATTTGAGCAGCTCCGCTTTCATAGCGGCATTTTTCCTCTATTGCTTCGGATTTTTGTTTTATGTCATGGCGATTGCCGGCCGCAAGTGGAGCCATGGCGATCCCGTACGTCATGAGCGCAAATGGGGACGGATCGCCTTTACCGTCTCCGCGCTTGGATTGGCCGCGCATCTGACCTTTTTCTTCACGCGTTGGATCGGGCAAGGTCATATTCCGGTCAGCAATATGTATGAGTTCATGACGTTCCTCGGTATGGCAGTCATGATTGCTTTTGTCATTATATTCTTGATTTACCGTAAACCGATATTGGGCATGGTAACTTTGCCACTAGTGATTATTATTATTTCCTACGCTTCCGTATTCCCGCAGGAAGTCCAACCGCTTATCCCGGCTCTGAACTCCTACTGGCTCAAAATTCATGTTACAACCGCTGCTTTGGGCGAGGCGTTCCTCGCTGTAGGTTTTGCAGCCGGACTGCTGCATCTGCTGCGCACGGTTGATTTTAGCAGCAACACAGCTAGTGCAAAGAAGGAACGTTTCTGGTTAGAAACGACTCTATTCATGTTGTTAGTAGCCTGTGGCTTCATTATTAGCGTATTTGGCTTCCGCGTGGCAGGTTACGAGGCAGAGTTCAAGCAGGAGACAGTTGATGTTACTGGAGCAGGGCAAGCGGTTTCCAATACTGAAACGGTGCTTTACTCGCTGCCTCCAATTGTCCAGCCTTTCAACAGTACAGTGATCCAAGCGGATGCTTTCCTTGGCGTGGATAAACCGCTTGCTGAAGCTCCATCCTGGATGAAAGGCATCAACGCCGGACGTAAGCTCAACACAGTCATCTGGTCGCTGCTTACTGGTGCGATTTTGTATGGATTGCTTCGTTTGATCTTCCGCAAAAGACTCGGCGCAGTTATTCATCCGCTTACGACGGATATCGATCCAGATGATCTGGATGAGATTAGTTACCGCGCAATCGCGATCGGTTTCCCGATATTCACGTTAGGTGCGCTTATATTCGCCATGATTTGGGCGCAAATCGCCTGGTCGCGTTTCTGGGGCTGGGATCCAAAGGAAGTTTGGGCGCTTATTACATGGTTGTTCTACAGCGCGTATCTGCATTTGCGTCTTTCCCGCGGCTGGCACGGCAAGCGCTCGTCCTGGCTTACTGTAATAGGATTCGTTATTATTATGTTTACGCTGATAGGCGTCAATCTTGTCATTGCCGGCTTGCATTCTTATGCCGGAACCAAATGA
- a CDS encoding cytochrome c biogenesis protein, producing the protein MFQNTKCECGHQNPTGTVLCEACGRTLGEESGDAAAELLEMRYDGAARRSQKSNPSILDRVWNFFSSVKVAVYLIIITLVGASLGTIYPQESTFITKQSLEDYYRDTYGTSGEIYYALGLSHTFESWWFVLLLVMIGTSLVICSLDRVLPLYRALNKQQILKHESFLLRQRASYSGTVEGDPTEWMDRFEAQAKKRNYKVIRKDNAFLAEKNRFSRWGPYVNHIGLILFLLAVLGRAVPAWEMDEYVTIPEGDTVRIEGTNYFLKNEKFTVEYYSDDELPKELKGTIRAKLYRTDAVMYECSANCSSSETPKLQEVERHPIEVNSPLEYKGLKVYQFDFDNTPVLREVKPIIEDKATGKTYGPFTLAMRNPETSYEVGPYKLELRQNFMEFGIGEDGQPVTKSRDPKAPAFIFMLSGPGLAEGGEPYIYFPMQKDKVAFSQDDLNAGLADRFEIRVQGMENVNFVEYTTFLNIRKDLAMPYVWVGLGISMLGLVMGAYWHHRRIWLRVDGNRITIGAHTNKNWYGMRADLAAALKAAGNEVDPKSLDNGGNRT; encoded by the coding sequence GTGTTCCAAAACACCAAATGCGAATGCGGTCACCAAAATCCTACCGGCACAGTATTATGCGAGGCATGCGGCAGAACGCTTGGTGAAGAATCCGGCGATGCCGCTGCTGAACTGCTGGAAATGCGTTACGACGGAGCGGCCAGACGGTCGCAAAAGAGCAACCCGTCCATATTAGACCGGGTATGGAACTTTTTCTCCTCCGTCAAGGTTGCTGTTTACCTAATTATTATCACGCTAGTTGGAGCATCGCTAGGTACCATCTACCCGCAAGAGAGCACCTTTATTACTAAGCAGAGCTTAGAGGACTATTACCGCGATACATACGGAACTTCCGGCGAGATCTATTATGCGCTCGGATTGTCCCACACATTCGAATCATGGTGGTTTGTGCTGCTGCTCGTTATGATCGGCACCTCGCTAGTCATCTGCAGTTTGGACCGCGTCTTGCCGCTTTATCGGGCACTTAACAAACAACAGATTCTCAAGCATGAGTCGTTCCTGCTGCGTCAGCGAGCTTCTTACAGCGGTACGGTTGAGGGTGACCCCACGGAATGGATGGATCGCTTCGAGGCACAAGCCAAGAAACGGAATTACAAGGTCATTCGCAAGGACAATGCTTTCCTGGCAGAGAAAAACCGCTTCAGCCGTTGGGGTCCGTATGTTAACCATATCGGACTGATTCTGTTCCTGCTGGCCGTGCTTGGACGCGCCGTACCGGCCTGGGAGATGGATGAGTATGTCACCATTCCCGAGGGAGATACAGTACGGATTGAGGGCACGAATTATTTCCTGAAAAACGAGAAATTCACCGTAGAATATTACTCCGATGACGAGCTGCCAAAAGAGCTTAAAGGTACGATACGGGCCAAGCTTTACCGGACAGACGCCGTAATGTATGAATGCTCGGCCAATTGCTCTTCCTCCGAAACACCTAAGCTTCAGGAGGTTGAACGTCACCCGATCGAAGTGAATAGTCCGCTTGAATATAAGGGGCTTAAGGTTTATCAATTCGATTTTGACAACACGCCTGTCCTGCGCGAAGTGAAGCCGATCATTGAAGACAAGGCGACGGGGAAAACGTACGGACCATTCACACTTGCGATGCGCAATCCGGAGACAAGTTATGAAGTCGGGCCGTACAAGCTCGAGCTCAGACAGAATTTCATGGAGTTCGGCATCGGAGAGGACGGTCAGCCCGTCACAAAGTCGCGTGATCCCAAGGCCCCCGCTTTCATCTTCATGCTTAGCGGACCGGGTCTTGCCGAAGGCGGAGAGCCTTATATCTACTTCCCGATGCAAAAGGACAAGGTAGCCTTCAGTCAGGATGATCTGAATGCTGGATTGGCCGATCGCTTCGAGATTAGAGTACAGGGAATGGAAAATGTAAATTTCGTGGAATACACGACATTCCTCAATATTCGCAAGGATCTCGCCATGCCTTACGTTTGGGTCGGTCTTGGAATTTCAATGCTTGGTCTGGTTATGGGTGCTTATTGGCATCATCGCCGCATCTGGCTACGCGTGGATGGCAACCGGATTACAATCGGTGCGCACACAAACAAAAATTGGTACGGTATGCGGGCGGATCTTGCGGCAGCACTCAAAGCTGCGGGCAACGAGGTTGACCCGAAGAGCTTGGATAACGGAGGTAATCGGACGTGA
- a CDS encoding Peroxiredoxin — protein MKGSARKTVQIIIFLGVLLLGGYAISKTLFVSKEDFVRPGDKPPAFTLATTDGRTVSLADYEGKPVVVNFWGSFCPPCVREMPEFQRQYDKWKSEGLEILAINLSEDDLTVKNFVEGKNLTYPILRDVNEETEKRYRLRSYPTTFFIKPDGTLEEVYEGGMTEADIEERVLKLIKES, from the coding sequence ATGAAGGGCTCTGCCCGAAAGACGGTTCAAATCATCATTTTTCTCGGCGTCTTGCTTCTCGGCGGTTATGCCATCAGCAAGACGCTGTTTGTGTCGAAGGAAGACTTCGTAAGACCAGGAGATAAACCTCCTGCATTTACGCTGGCTACCACCGATGGACGAACAGTTTCGTTGGCTGACTACGAAGGTAAGCCTGTTGTGGTCAATTTCTGGGGAAGCTTTTGCCCGCCTTGCGTCAGGGAAATGCCGGAGTTCCAGCGTCAATACGACAAGTGGAAGAGCGAAGGGTTAGAGATACTGGCGATCAACCTTAGCGAGGATGATCTTACGGTCAAAAACTTCGTCGAAGGTAAAAATTTGACGTATCCGATCCTTAGAGATGTCAATGAGGAGACGGAGAAGCGATACCGACTTCGATCCTATCCAACGACTTTTTTCATCAAGCCTGACGGTACGCTAGAGGAAGTCTATGAAGGCGGAATGACGGAAGCCGACATTGAAGAGCGTGTGCTTAAGCTAATCAAAGAAAGCTGA
- a CDS encoding 23S rRNA pseudouridine2605 synthase produces the protein MERLQKILAAAGVASRRKCEELITSGAVEVNGKVVRELGTKADPTTDVIIVKGKRIASEKKIYVMMNKPKGVITSASDPKGRKIVSDFLTGIQERVYPVGRLDYDTEGLLLLTNDGEFANLLTHPSHHVPKTYLATVKGVPHGTALEKLQKGVKLEDGMTAPAEVDYHDIDMDSNSATVSITIYEGRNRQVRRMFDAVGHPVTRLKRIKFGHLGLDNMQRGKFRHLTLSEIKELRDAAHSHNSHKN, from the coding sequence TTGGAACGATTACAAAAAATCCTCGCTGCTGCTGGAGTAGCCTCCCGTCGCAAATGCGAGGAGCTTATCACAAGCGGAGCGGTGGAAGTGAACGGAAAAGTGGTCCGCGAACTAGGTACGAAGGCGGATCCCACAACAGATGTCATCATAGTTAAGGGCAAGCGAATTGCTTCCGAGAAAAAAATCTACGTGATGATGAACAAGCCGAAGGGCGTTATCACAAGTGCTTCCGATCCAAAGGGCCGCAAAATTGTAAGCGACTTTTTAACTGGTATCCAGGAGCGTGTTTATCCCGTCGGAAGGCTGGATTACGATACGGAAGGACTTCTGCTGCTTACGAATGACGGCGAATTCGCCAATTTGCTGACGCATCCAAGCCATCATGTGCCTAAAACTTATTTGGCAACCGTGAAGGGTGTGCCCCATGGCACAGCGCTGGAGAAGCTGCAAAAGGGTGTTAAGCTGGAGGACGGCATGACAGCACCGGCTGAGGTTGACTACCACGATATCGACATGGACAGTAACTCTGCTACTGTTTCCATTACGATTTATGAGGGACGCAATCGCCAAGTTCGCCGCATGTTCGACGCGGTCGGTCATCCCGTTACACGACTGAAGCGGATCAAGTTCGGCCATCTCGGCTTGGACAATATGCAGCGCGGCAAATTCAGACATCTGACGCTATCCGAAATCAAAGAATTGCGCGATGCCGCACATTCACACAATAGCCACAAAAACTGA
- a CDS encoding spore maturation protein B → MYAFINLLSAWMIPAIIAFIPLYGAFRKVPVYETFTEGAKEGFGTAISIIPHLVGMMVAISMFRASGAMDFITGAMEPLLRYIGIPGEVLPLALLRPLTGAGSLAFTSDLIATYGPDSMIGRIASTIQGSTDTTLYVLTVYFGAIGIRRTRYALKVGLFSDLVGFVAAVFICLYIFG, encoded by the coding sequence ATGTATGCTTTCATTAATTTACTGTCCGCTTGGATGATCCCAGCTATTATTGCTTTCATTCCTTTATATGGCGCATTTCGTAAAGTACCTGTATATGAAACGTTCACTGAGGGCGCTAAAGAAGGCTTCGGTACTGCGATAAGCATCATCCCGCATCTTGTCGGCATGATGGTCGCAATCAGCATGTTCCGTGCTTCGGGAGCGATGGATTTCATTACAGGAGCGATGGAGCCCTTGCTGCGCTATATTGGCATTCCCGGTGAGGTGCTGCCGCTGGCGCTGCTTCGTCCGCTCACCGGGGCGGGATCGCTAGCCTTTACGTCCGATCTCATCGCGACCTATGGGCCTGACAGTATGATTGGCCGGATTGCATCTACGATCCAGGGAAGCACAGATACGACTTTGTATGTGCTCACTGTTTACTTCGGCGCTATCGGCATTCGCCGCACGAGATATGCGCTTAAAGTTGGGTTGTTCTCCGATTTGGTCGGTTTTGTTGCCGCCGTATTCATCTGTTTGTATATATTCGGTTGA